One window of the Eucalyptus grandis isolate ANBG69807.140 chromosome 8, ASM1654582v1, whole genome shotgun sequence genome contains the following:
- the LOC104416110 gene encoding cellulose synthase-like protein G2, protein MERRSRPLSLCHVNTKSIVINRTHMLIHALAIIVLIHFRASYFFTETSSRSKPTILAWVMIFLAELMLSFFWLLNQAHRWRPVTRTAFPERLPEDGKLPPIDVFVCTADPDKEPTVDVMSTVISAMALDYPPEKIHVYLSDDGGSPLTLYGMREAYDFARRWLPFCKRFGIKTRCPKAYFRDDGDDEEDDDGVDGRSSDEYDSEKRKVKEKYELFKARINRYRASCHGDSCLNGRDHPSTVEMIRGSSADEVVQADKQNMPLLVYVAREKRPSHHHHFKAGALNVLLRVSGVMSNSPYFLVLDCDMYCNDPSSARQAMCFHLDPEISPSLSFVQFPQRFHNISENDIYDGKMRSYFWTSLCGMDGLKGPVLSGTGFYIKRESLNGKSIHEGTDVMDLMKLFGNSKEFIKYLQQNDQPSRNIILGDSAAFWREAQFLASCGYESGTKWGQEVGFLYQSVAEDYFTGFTLHCKGWTSVYYSPLRPQFMGTSTTNLNDLLIQGTRWSSGLAEVGFSGFCPLIYGSLRMPILQSMCYAELAFFPLFCLPICIFATIPQICLWNGIAIYPKVSSTYSMVFSLVFVSSLCKHLYEVVASGHSARAFINEQRMWMIRSVTSHVYGTMDATLKQLGMRKASFSPTNKAADDQQSKRYEMGVFDFQTSTMFLAPMVTAVILNVACFVGGITRALLLGCWDQLLMQMVLVLFVLVMSYPVTEGMVLRTDKGRIPPSVSLVSATLCLALLSLGSAFLGTE, encoded by the exons ATGGAGCGCCGTTCTCGCCCTCTATCTCTTTGCCATGTtaacacaaaatccatcgtCATCAACCGTACACACATGCTCATCCATGCATTAGCTATAATCGTTCTCATACACTTTAGAGCTTCTTATTTCTTCACCGAAACTAGTTCCAGAAGCAAGCCCACTATTTTGGCTTGGGTTATGATATTCCTAGCCGAACTGATGTTATCCTTCTTTTGGCTCCTCAACCAAGCCCACCGATGGCGACCCGTGACGCGGACTGCCTTCCCTGAGAGACTGCCGGAAGACGGCAAACTTCCGCCGATAGATGTGTTTGTGTGCACGGCGGACCCTGATAAAGAGCCGACCGTGGATGTGATGAGCACGGTGATATCAGCAATGGCGCTTGACTATCCACCGGAGAAGATCCACGTGTATCTCTCGGACGACGGGGGGTCGCCGCTCACCTTGTATGGGATGAGGGAGGCATATGATTTTGCGAGGCGGTGGTTGCCGTTTTGTAAGAGGTTTGGGATAAAGACGAGGTGTCCAAAGGCTTATTTCAGGGATGACGGtgatgatgaagaggatgaCGATGGGGTTGATGGGAGATCTAGTGACGAGTATGACTCGGAGAAGCGGAAAGTCAAG GAGAAGTATGAGTTATTCAAGGCACGAATAAATCGATACAGAGCTAGCTGCCACGGAGACTCATGTCTTAATGGTCGGGATCATCCATCTACAGTTGAG ATGATCCGAGGAAGTTCCGCTGATGAAGTTGTGCAAGCAGACAAACAAAACATGCCTCTGCTCGTATATGTCGCGAGAGAAAAAAGACCTTCTCACCATCATCACTTTAAAGCTGGAGCTCTAAATGTTCTT CTTCGAGTCTCTGGAGTGATGAGCAATTCGCCTTATTTTCTGGTATTGGACTGCGACATGTACTGCAATGATCCTTCTTCGGCAAGGCAGGCCATGTGCTTCCACTTGGATCCAGAAATATCTCCTTCGCTATCATTTGTCCAATTTCCTCAAAGATTCCATAACATCAGTGAGAACGACATCTATGATGGCAAGATGCGATCGTACTTTTGG ACATCATTGTGCGGAATGGATGGACTGAAGGGGCCTGTATTATCTGGTACCGGCTTTTATATCAAGAGAGAGTCATTGAATGGTAAATCCATACATGAAG GGACCGATGTCATGGACTTAATGAAGCTCTTTGGCAATTCAAAAGAATTCATTAAGTATCTGCAGCAGAATGACCAGCCGAGCAGGAACATTATCCTTGGCGACTCTGCAGCTTTCTGGAGAGAAGCCCAGTTCTTAGCTTCTTGTGGATATGAAAGTGGCACCAAATGGGGTCAAGAG GTGGGCTTCCTGTACCAATCTGTGGCGGAAGACTACTTCACAGGCTTTACCTTGCACTGCAAAGGATGGACATCGGTGTATTATAGCCCGTTGAGGCCACAGTTCATGGGAACATCGACGACAAATTTGAATGACCTGTTGATTCAAGGCACGAGATGGAGTTCGGGGCTCGCTGAAGTCGGCTTCTCTGGATTCTGTCCTCTGATTTATGGCTCACTGAGGATGCCAATTTTGCAAAGCATGTGCTATGCTGAACTTGCATTTTTCCCACTCTTTTGCTTGCCCATTTGCATCTTTGCCACTATTCCTCAGATCTGTCTATGGAATGGCATCGCCATATATCCAAAG GTTTCAAGTACATATTCCATGGTATTTTCCCTGGTGTTTGTTTCATCACTCTGCAAGCACCTGTACGAAGTCGTTGCCAGCGGTCACTCGGCTCGAGCGTTCATAAACGAGCAACGGATGTGGATGATCAGGTCGGTGACTAGTCACGTGTATGGAACAATGGACGCAACCCTGAAGCAACTTGGCATGAGAAAAGCTAGCTTCTCGCCGACGAATAAGGCTGCCGATGACCAGCAATCGAAGAGATACGAGATGGGCGTATTTGATTTCCAGACATCCACGATGTTTTTGGCTCCGATGGTGACCGCAGTGATATTGAACGTGGCTTGCTTTGTTGGAGGAATCACCAGGGCGCTTCTCTTAGGATGTTGGGACCAATTGCTTATGCAAATGGTTCTGGTTCTTTTCGTCCTAGTAATGAGTTACCCTGTGACCGAAGGGATGGTACTAAGGACGGACAAAGGACGCATTCCGCCATCGGTCTCTTTAGTATCGGCTACACTTTGCTTGGCATTATTGAGTCTAGGCTCGGCTTTCTTGGGTACTGAGTGA